A single region of the Oncorhynchus keta strain PuntledgeMale-10-30-2019 chromosome 37, Oket_V2, whole genome shotgun sequence genome encodes:
- the LOC118372286 gene encoding gem-associated protein 8-like produces the protein MEDHGSIYSWFAHPVYGHYWQHYQQAMNWHQRHRQAYRKSWEAAYRPGYPQQYPTAPQRYADWHGGESGGRRAEKTVAAKDHVEEDLEGGTDDEEGGGESGSDSEIECDVSNMEITEELRQYFAQTERHKEELKKQQQLEAEQQDNYVLADQDLHRISWHSRSLPPSERPGERRGAEMKKLYGEDAAKVQGMEAAMQLTFDRNCDKKQPKYWPVIPLKL, from the exons ATG GAGGACCATGGTAGCATCTACTCCTGGTTTGCCCACCCTGTGTATGGCCACTACTGGCAGCATTACCAGCAGGCTATGAACTGGCACCAGAGACACAGGCAGGCCTACAGAAAATCCTGGGAGGCTGCCTACAGGCCAGGttacccccaacagtaccccaCTGCCCCCCAACGCTATGCAGACTGGcatgggggagagagtggggggaggagggcagagaaGACGGTTGCTGCTAAGGACCATGTGGAAGAGGATTTGGAGGGGGGCACAGATGACGAGGAGGGGGGCGGAGAAAGTGGCTCGGACAGCGAGATCGAATGTGATGTCAGCAACATGGAGATCACAGAGGAGCTGCGCCAGTATTTTGCCCAGACTGAGCGGCACAAGGAGGAGctca agaagcagcagcagctggAGGCGGAGCAGCAGGATAATTACGTGTTGGCCGACCAAGACCTGCACAGAATATCCTGGCACAGCAGGTCGCTGCCCCCCTCTGAGCGGCCGGGCGAGCGCCGAGGCGCTGAGATGAAGAAGCTGTACGGGGAAGACGCGGCAAAGGTCCAGGGTATGGAGGCGGCCATGCAGCTCACCTTCGACAGAAACTGTGACAAGAAACAGCCCAAATACTGGCCCGTCATCCCTCTAAAACTGTAG
- the LOC118372287 gene encoding motile sperm domain-containing protein 2-like — protein MEDRFLIMAAEMEPRSGGGSTDLAQFWKGVSKAKIMEHRLRCRMLEGIKSALSPLTDRSHKMEINGYQDKHTMVIQ, from the exons ATGGAG GATCGCTTCTTAATCATGGCTGCTGAGATGGAGCCACGTAGCGGTGGGGGGAGCACAGACCTCGCCCAGTTCTGGAAGGGCGTCTCAAAGGCTAAAATAATGGAGCACAG GCTGCGGTGTCGCATGCTGGAGGGCATCAAGTCGGCACTCAGCCCTTTGACTGACAGGTCTCACAAAATGGAGATCAATGGCTACCAAGACAAGCACACCATG GTCATTCAGTAG